The Arachis duranensis cultivar V14167 chromosome 2, aradu.V14167.gnm2.J7QH, whole genome shotgun sequence genome has a window encoding:
- the LOC107473636 gene encoding uncharacterized protein LOC107473636, giving the protein MQIEGYWEYNKFYEEGVYNCAGCATPLYKSSTKFDSGYGWLAFFEGLLGAINRSVDAERAYHRNALVILEKLYTEVKNSGTCSICNLCVTRREKYSILLVFNSTIVNMWSLFTTASQKILQKKENNCAEKR; this is encoded by the exons ATGCAGATTGAAGGGTACTGGGAATATAACAAGTTCTATGAAGAAGGAGTTTACAACTGTGCTGGGTGTGCAACTCCTCTTTACAAGTCTTCCACTAAATTTGACTCTGGTTATGGTTGGCTTGCTTTCTTTGAGGGTTTACTTGGTGCCATCAATCGCTCA GTTGATGCTGAGAGAGCCTATCATCGAAATGCCCTTGTCATTCTAGAGAAACTGTATACTGAG GTAAAAAATTCTGGAACTTGTTCCATATGCAACCTATGCGTGACCAGAAG AGAGAAGTACAGTATTTTATTGGTGTTCAACTCGACGATAGTCAACATGTGGAGCCTCTTCACAACTGCATCACAGAAAATACTGCAAAAGAAGGAGAACAACTG TGCTGAAAAAAGATGA
- the LOC127744904 gene encoding LOW QUALITY PROTEIN: cytochrome f-like (The sequence of the model RefSeq protein was modified relative to this genomic sequence to represent the inferred CDS: deleted 1 base in 1 codon) codes for MVKILIRFANKPVDIEVPQTVLPDTVFEAVVRIPYDMQIKQVLANGKKGALNVGAVLILPEGFELAPPDRISPEIKEKLGNLSFQSYRPTKKKILVVGPVPGQKYSEITFPILSPNPATERDVHFLKYPIYVGGNRGRGQIYPDGSKSNNTVYNATAAGIVKKIIRKEKGGYEITIADASDGREVIDIIPPGPELLVSEGESIKLDQPLTSNPNVGGFGQGDAEIVLQDPLRVQGLLFFLASIILAQIFLVLKKKQFEKVQLSEMNF; via the exons ATGGTCAAAATTTTGATCCGATTC gcTAATAAGCCCGTGGATATTGAAGTTCCACAAACGGTACTTCCCGATACTGTATTTGAAGCGGTTGTTCGAATTCCTTATGATATGCAAATCAAACAAGTTCTTGCTAATGGTAAAAAGGGGGCTTTGAATGTCGGGGCTGTTCTTATTTTACCGGAGGGCTTTGAATTGGCCCCCCCCGATCGTATTTCACCCGAGATTAAAGAAAAGCTGGGTAATCTCTCTTTTCAAAGCTATCgtcccaca aaaaaaaaaattcttgtgGTAGGTCCTGTTCCCGGCCAGAAATATAGTGAAATCACCTTTCCTATCCTTTCCCCCAATCCCGCTACTGAGAGAGATGTTCACTTCTTAAAATATCCAATATATGTAGGCGGGAACAGGGGGAGGGGTCAAATTTATCCCGACGGGAGCAAGAGTAATAATACTGTGTATAATGCTACAGCAGCGGGGatagtaaaaaaaatcatacGAAAAGAAAAGGGGGGATACGAAATAACTATAGCGGATGCATCGGATGGACGTGAAGTGATTGATATTATACCTCCAGGACCGGAACTTCTTGTTTCGGAGGGTGAATCTATCAAACTTGATCAACCATTAACGAGTAATCCTAATGTGGGTGGATTTGGTCAGGGGGATGCAGAAATAGTACTTCAAGATCCGTTACGTGTCCAAGGTCTTTTGTTCTTCTTGGCATCGATTATTTTGGCACAAATCTTCTTGGTTCTTAAAAAGAAACAATTTGAGAAGGTGCAATTGTCCGAGATGAATTTCTAA
- the LOC107473678 gene encoding ethylene-response factor C3-like encodes MSTTTPPFFEIPDWDMSHHDHNNVSHTFCSQSFFTTNNNGLFTTHVVNHPSFINNNSSLSFDDDIIDFSIDYSQSQSPTTTENIKKKKQLEDDEEEQVDGDKGIRRNYIGVRKRPWGKFAAEIRDTTRNGRRVWLGTFESAEDAALAYDQAAFSMRGYKAVLNFPFKRVKDSLQGIMMDSDSCSCSSPALALKERNCIQRKLSKTKKKRESSEKSSSSSSSTTNVMVFEDLGVEYLEQLLSISDQN; translated from the coding sequence ATGAGCACTACTACGCCTCCTTTCTTTGAGATCCCAGATTGGGACATGTCCCATCATGATCATAACAATGTTTCACACACTTTCTGCTCCCAATCATTCTTCACAACCAACAATAATGGATTATTCACAACCCATGTTGTTAATCACCCTTCTTTCATTAATAACAATTCATCTCTTTCCTTTGATGATGATATCATTGACTTCTCCATTGATTATTCACAATCACAATCACCAACAACCACAGAGaacatcaagaagaagaagcagcttgaagatgatgaagaagaacaagTTGATGGTGACAAGGGAATTAGAAGAAATTACATAGGAGTTCGGAAAAGGCCATGGGGGAAATTCGCAGCGGAAATTCGAGACACAACAAGGAATGGAAGAAGGGTTTGGCTTGGAACATTCGAAAGTGCAGAAGATGCTGCTTTGGCTTATGATCAAGCTGCATTCTCCATGAGAGGCTACAAGGCTGTTCTCAACTTTCCATTCAAAAGGGTCAAAGATTCTTTGCAAGGAATCATGATGGATTCTgattcttgttcttgttcttcacCTGCACTTGCACTCAAAGAGAGGAATTGCATCCAAAGGAAGTTGTCAAAGactaaaaagaaaagggaaTCATCAGAgaaatcttcatcatcatcatcatcaacaactaATGTGATGGTGTTTGAGGATTTGGGGGTTGAATATCTAGAACAACTCCTTAGCATTTCAGatcaaaattag